One genomic segment of Corynebacterium durum includes these proteins:
- a CDS encoding glycosyltransferase family 2 protein produces the protein MTYTYGVAIPTNGNGEYLREVLESLAGLPTPPQAVAINDQSCGTDVAGICEEYTERFPTLVRTTRTDPPGAASARNEAIAAIVDDVEWVCILDDDSVILQLPEIVSGASAIVGEYEGRVASTSSEPFALDGRTIWTHAIESATFLRASILRRGVLFDENLGTGGATPWQSGEGTDLLYRFMQEGPIMYDPGYRVKGLDDGQEAFPISKHRRYARGTGYVLRRRAPLTQQLRALVGPLVRAVKGQRRLNLHVFLGRLEGLLGRTF, from the coding sequence ATGACATACACCTATGGGGTGGCTATCCCCACAAACGGCAACGGCGAGTATTTACGTGAGGTGCTGGAATCGCTGGCGGGGTTACCGACGCCGCCGCAGGCCGTTGCCATTAACGATCAATCCTGCGGAACGGACGTTGCAGGCATCTGCGAGGAATACACCGAGCGCTTTCCGACGCTGGTGCGTACCACCCGCACAGACCCGCCCGGTGCCGCGTCCGCACGCAACGAAGCCATCGCCGCCATTGTTGATGACGTGGAATGGGTGTGCATCCTTGACGACGACTCCGTAATCCTCCAGCTCCCCGAGATTGTCTCTGGCGCGTCGGCGATAGTGGGAGAATACGAAGGGCGCGTGGCCAGCACCTCCAGCGAACCGTTTGCCCTGGACGGGCGAACCATCTGGACCCACGCCATCGAATCCGCCACGTTCCTGCGCGCCTCCATCCTGCGCAGGGGAGTGCTTTTCGACGAAAACCTGGGTACCGGTGGTGCGACACCCTGGCAGTCGGGCGAAGGCACCGATTTGTTGTACAGGTTCATGCAGGAAGGGCCCATCATGTACGACCCCGGCTATCGCGTGAAAGGGCTGGATGATGGGCAGGAGGCGTTTCCCATTAGTAAGCATCGCCGTTATGCGCGCGGAACCGGTTACGTCTTACGACGCCGCGCACCGCTGACACAGCAACTGCGCGCCCTGGTGGGGCCGCTGGTGCGTGCGGTGAAAGGGCAGCGGAGATTGAACCTACATGTGTTCCTCGGCCGACTGGAAGGCTTACTGGGAAGGACGTTTTAG